The sequence ATTCCCGGAGCAGACCAAANNNNNNNNNNATTTATCATGTCGATGATGAAATCAAACTCGAACGATATAAAAAGCATGACATTGATGTAGTTGTTGACCGACTTGTTGTTAAACCGGAAATTCAGAAACGGTTGACAGATTCCGTGGAAACCGCATTAAAATTGGGCAATGGTTTACTTCGTGTATCTTATGAAGTTCCAGGCGG is a genomic window of Spirochaetota bacterium containing:
- a CDS encoding excinuclease ABC subunit UvrA, translating into IYHVDDEIKLERYKKHDIDVVVDRLVVKPEIQKRLTDSVETALKLGNGLLRVSYEVPGGQAQEIMQSERLSCIDCNISIEDLEPRMFSFNNPNGAC